actgggaaagaaagagaggaagatgaTCCTGGTCCGGAAGGGAACCTCAATCCTTGGTACGCTCCTTGCGCAGGGCCACCCGGACATCACCACAGATCTTCCCCACCGCTTCAAAGAGCGGGTCGCAGAAGGTACGTATACATAGGGCGTAGCAGCGCCCGCAGCACTGCACTTCGATGAGGTAGCTCTTGATGCAAGGCATGGCCCCCCAGATGTGGCAGAAGGAGACACAGGCAAAGAGGAAGCCCCAGAGCAAGGCGAGGGGCACGCCCAGCGCCCCCGACAGGATCCGGTAGCACCAGTACTTGCTGACCGTAAAGGTGGTGTTGCTGGCCTTCCACACCCCATCAAAGCTGTGGGTGCCCTCCGGCTCGGCGATCACGTCTTCAAAGTCTATCTGGCAGGataaaggaggagagagagtCAGCCAGGCAGGGCTTACTtacaaaaccctgaacggtttgggacctgcctacctgtgtgaccacatttctgtgtacgaacccactcAATCTCTTCATcttgagaggccctgctctcgcttccgcccccttcgcaggtgcgattggtgaggacaagagagagagggccttctctggggtggccccccaactctggaactcactccccaaggatatcagacaaacccccacattggcagtctttaggaggagcctgaaaacgtggctgttccagtgtgccttccctgaataaggaaacaatgccctgctttgattaattctctgcaattgtcctcagaagcactttactacccGTTGGGTTGGGTCTGTGCATTATCTTGTAGAACTCCCTGCTTAGaaacatcctacctctgttcatgcccagtgtttattttaaatgttttaaattctctgtgttatcgtttatatgtgagttatatgtgagttatattaattgtactgttttatttgctttactgatgtgttgttgggcttggcctcatgtaagccgccccgagtccccttggggagatggtggcagggtataattaaagtattataataataataatattattatttattagctttAAGCAGGATGCTAGTGGCAGCTGTGAGTTGCCTGGAATGCATTCCCCTGCCTCTTGGATAACTATCACcagaattataaattattattattattattattattattattattattattatttattagctttAAGCAAGATGCTGGTTGCAGCTGTGAGTTGCCTGGAATGCATTCCCCTGCCTCTTGGATAACTATCACctgaattataaattattattattattattattattattattatttattagctttAAGCAAGATGCTGGTTGCAGCTGTGAGTTGCCTGGAATGCATTCCCCTGCCTCTTGGATAACTATCACctgaattataaattattattattattattattattattattattattattatttattagctttAAGCAAGATGCTGGTTGCAGCTGTGAGTTGCCTGGAATGCATTCCCCTGCCTCTTGGATAACTATCACCTGAATTATAaagtatgttattattattactag
This genomic interval from Anolis sagrei isolate rAnoSag1 chromosome 2, rAnoSag1.mat, whole genome shotgun sequence contains the following:
- the LOC132767837 gene encoding caveolin-3-like gives rise to the protein MAQHEEDEDITLGKMDSRDPLTKEIDLVERDPKQINQDVVKIDFEDVIAEPEGTHSFDGVWKASNTTFTVSKYWCYRILSGALGVPLALLWGFLFACVSFCHIWGAMPCIKSYLIEVQCCGRCYALCIRTFCDPLFEAVGKICGDVRVALRKERTKD